The following coding sequences lie in one Rutidosis leptorrhynchoides isolate AG116_Rl617_1_P2 chromosome 6, CSIRO_AGI_Rlap_v1, whole genome shotgun sequence genomic window:
- the LOC139852014 gene encoding uncharacterized protein, whose amino-acid sequence MSQSLELLLLQFLMPDNEARRQAEDQIKRLARDPQVVSELIDHIRSAKTPNVRQLSAVILRKKITGHWPKLSDELRQLVKQSLIESITTENSLPVRRASANAVSIIAKFAVPGGEWPDLLPFVFQCCQSAQEDMREVGLLLFSSLTETTGDSFGPYFAESQLLLLKCLQDESSGIRVASLKAVGAFVESTHDESQVVKLCEVVPSILEISRQYLASGEEGIAIIAFEIFDVLIESPTPLPEEAIKAIVQFSLEVGSSSNLEINTRHQAIQIISWLAKYKPNSLKNHKLVIPILQIMFSLLTEATNSDEDDDLSPDQAAAEVLDTMSVNLSKHVFQPVFEFASENTRNVDPKFREASVTVLGLITKGCLELIKEKLEPVLHIVLEALRDPQEVVRGAASFALGQLAEYLHPEIISHYGRILPRVLRSLEDASDDVKEKSYYALSAFCENMGVEIVPYIDPLMGKLLESLQHSPRKLQEACLSAIASIASAAQKAFVPYVERVLKLMKKFMVLPNAEDLRSRARATELVGIVAMIAGREMMEPILLPFIEASVSGYVLGYSELREYTNGLFSNMAEILEDGMVQYLPHVVPLVLSSCNLDDEPAVNIEDSDEDEDVVGLGAVSSDDETQDEPRVGDIRIRTGVLDEKAAATQALGLFALHTKSAYAPYVEESLKIMVKHSACFHEDVRLQAITGLKHILTAAHAYVQGPNDGALKSKPLLDAVMTIYIKTMIEDDDKEVVTQCCMSVAEIIKDFGYAAIEPHMSQLVESTVVLLRQKSVCQQVESDSDIEEDDHAHDEVLMDAVTDLLPPFAKTMGPNFEPIFATLFDPLMEFAKGSHSTQDRTMVVACLAEVAQNMGAPISGYIDPLMPFVLKELASSSATNRRNAAFCLGELCKNGGDRSLKYLSDALECLYPLLGESEVDDSVRDNAASAVSKMIVAHQASVPLNQVLPILLRVLPLKEDHEESVHVYSCVCHLVLSSNSQILQLVSDLVVVFAQVAISPLETRQVKLRIGGALSHLISLYGKKMLPILKSLPPKSARALAATLPKT is encoded by the exons ATGTCGCAATCATTGGAGCTTCTTCTGCTTCAATTTCTTATGCCGGACAACGAGGCGCGACGGCAAGCGGAAGATCAAATTAAACGTCTCGCTAGGGATCCACAGGTGGTTTCCGAACTCATCGATCATATTCGGTCTGCAAAAACGCCTAATGTACGGCAGCTTTCTGCCGTTATCCTCCGTAAAAAGATCACCGGTCACTGGCCGAAACTTTCCGATGAGCTTCGTCAGCTTGTTAAACAATCTCTCATTGAAAGCATTACTACGGAAAACag TCTACCTGTTAGAAGAGCTAGTGCAAATGCAGTGAGTATCATTGCGAAGTTTGCTGTTCCAGGAGGGGAATGGCCAGATCTACTACCCTTCGTATTCCAGTGCTGTCAAAGTGCACAAGAAGATATGAGAGAG GTGGGATTATTATTGTTCAGCTCCTTAACAGAGACAACTGGGGATTCATTCGGACCATATTTTGCAGAATCACAATTACTTCTACTCAAATGCCTACAAGATGAGAGCAGTGGCATTAGAGTGGCTTCTCTCAA GGCAGTTGGGGCATTTGTCGAGTCCACTCACGATGAATCTCAAGTG GTTAAGTTATGTGAAGTTGTCCCCAGCATATTGGAAATTTCAAGACAATATTTGGCCTCCGGTGAGGAAGGTATTGCCATAATTGCTTTCGAGATATTCGATGTGCTGATCGAATCTCCCACACCCCTTCCAGAAGAAGCGATCAAAGCCATAGTACAGTTCTCTCTTGAAGTTGGCTCTAGTtctaatttagaaattaacactcGTCATCAGGCTATTCAAATTATTTCGTGGCTTGCAAAATATAAACCAAATTCACTAAAGAATCATAAGTTAGTCATTCCCATCCTCCAAATTATGTTCTCATTGCTTACAGAGGCAACCaacagtgatgaagatgatgatcttTCACCAGATCAAGCTGCTGCAGAAGTTCTCGATACTATGTCTGTGAATTTGTCAAAGCATGTGTTTCAACCTGTTTTTGAATTTGCTTCTGAGAATACTCGTAACGTTGATCCAAAGTTTCGAGAAGCTTCTGTTACAGTTTTGGGTTTGATAACAAAAGGTTGTTTGGAACTGATAAAAGAAAAGCTTGAACCTGTTCTTCATATTGTATTAGAGGCTTTAAGAGATCCTCAAGAGGTTGTAAGAGGAGCTGCATCGTTTGCATTAGGTCAATTAGCTGAGTATCTGCATCCAGAAATTATCTCTCATTATGGAAGGATTCTGCCTCGTGTATTAAGATCCTTAGAAGATGCATCAGATGATGTGAAG GAGAAGTCATATTACGCTTTGTCAGCATTCTGTGAGAACATGGGTGTGGAAATTGTCCCATATATTGATCCTTTGATGGGAAAACTACTTGAATCTCTCCAACATAGCCCAAGAAAGTTACAGGAAGCATGTTTG TCTGCAATTGCTTCGATTGCATCTGCTGCACAGAAAGCATTTGTCCCTTATGTTGAAAGGGTTTTGAAACTAATGAAAAAATTTATGGTTCTTCCAAATGCCGAGGACCTCCGTTCACGAGCCAGGGCTACTGAACTGGTCGGGATAGTTGCAATGATTGCTGGAAGGGAGATGATGGAACCCATTTTACTACCTTTTATTGAAGCTTCAGTTTCT GGATATGTACTGGGGTACAGTGAACTTCGTGAGTATACTAATGGACTTTTTAGCAACATGGCAGAAATTTTGGAAGATGGAATGGTTCAG TATCTTCCCCATGTTGTACCATTGGTATTATCTTCTTGCAATCTTGATGATGAACCTGCTGTTAATATTGAGGATTCTGATGAGGATGAAGATGTTGTAGGCCTCGGTGCAGTTTCATCTGATGATGAAACTCAAGATGAACCAAGAGTGGGCGATATCAGAATAAGAACCGGGGTTTTAGATGAAAAAGCTGCTGCAACTCAAGCCCTTGGTTTATTTGCACTTCATACAAAAAGTGCCTATGCCCC TTATGTGGAAGAGTCATTGAAGATTATGGTGAAACATTCAGCTTGTTTCCATGAAGATGTCCGACTTCAGGCCATTACTGGTTTGAAAC ATATTTTAACAGCTGCACATGCCTATGTACAAGGTCCTAAT GACGGAGCATTAAAGTCAAAACCACTCCTTG ATGCTGTGATGACCATTTATATCAAGacaatgattgaagatgatgacaaGGAAGTGGTCACTCAATGTTGCATGAGCGTAGCAGAGATCATTAAGGATTTCGGATATGCCGCCATTGAACctc ACATGTCTCAGCTTGTAGAGTCAACAGTAGTATTGTTAAGGCAGAAATCAGTCTGTCAACAAGTAGAATCTGACAGTGATATCGAGGAAGATGATCATGCACATGATGAAGTGCTCATGGATGCTGTTACAGACCTCCTTCCTCCTTTTGCGAAAACTATGGGTCCCAATTTCGAACCTATCTTTGCAACTCTATTTGATCCATTAATGGAGTTTGCG AAAGGATCACACTCAACACAAGATCGGACCATGGTGGTTGCATGTCTTGCTGAAGTTGCTCAAAATATGGGTGCTCCAATTTCTGGCTATATAGAT CCATTGATGCCCTTTGTACTGAAAGAATTAGCTTCATCATCAGCAACCAATAGGAGGAATGCTGCATTCTGTCTCGGAGAGTTGTGCAAGAATGGTGGCGACCGCAGTCTTAA ATACTTGAGTGATGCGTTGGAATGCCTTTACCCGTTGTTAGGAGAGTCTGAGGTAGACGATTCTGTAAGGGACAATGCTGCTAGTGCAGTTTCAAAGATGATTGTTGCTCACCAGGCATCTGTTCCATTAAATCAG GTTCTTCCTATTCTCCTGCGAGTTCTTCCCTTAAAAGAAGATCACGAGGAATCTGTCCATGTATATAGTTGTGTCTGCCACCTTGTCTTATCATCCAACTCACAG ATCCTTCAGCTAGTTTCTGATTTGGTTGTGGTATTTGCACAAGTAGCCATCTCACCACTTGAAACACGACAAGTTAAACTTCGAATAGGAGGAGCCCTATCTCACTTAATATCACTATATGGTAAGAAAATGCTGCCAATTCTGAAAAGCCTCCCACCAAAATCTGCCCGTGCGTTAGCTGCTACTTTACCCAAGACTTAA